A single genomic interval of Melanotaenia boesemani isolate fMelBoe1 chromosome 4, fMelBoe1.pri, whole genome shotgun sequence harbors:
- the alg13 gene encoding putative bifunctional UDP-N-acetylglucosamine transferase and deubiquitinase ALG13 isoform X3: MQKSLKKHFVNMDEFLSSLGLYRKMVARDASSLFRAVSEQFVEGSFEKYLERLEDPKETVGQVEIKALSQLYRRCFLIYRYPGKPATIISEDDFVDKVTLCCAINGHYDIVYPRSYPSSAALCQSLLYELLYTQVFGLEEAELCQAMEAFRVGGHRYRNSPSFCSDVDVGYDTPEDRGHREEVEVGGAIEKKPQTDETKPPAEALPASRLTLPYKVMKSLDGEVYRNLEFDVWQDTCKEMQKTDYMVFAGRQYFLGDKCQVRLEPKGKFYNAFIQEVGTHSAAVTVFIEELGEKHLVPLTDLKPVNPVPAWNVAAPARKGDLDPDSRGQRHHRHRYFRKSRGTNGTKGAELLIPQPSSYGGPAPSALPPRFQPAGHPRPPTSPSPGAMTYDPYAPPHHHPLSARPPRYGTSRSSARFLNRHLIGPQLTYYHTGRRYYHDYDNYAFRSRRSRRQLAAALNKECQFGFPAEAVDDPADLEAGMAYYQLDDSNEAVFPPLPVRNQNQVPVPQLALMAAAHLSAGGSSSVTMGAAVAPPPTIGAPSAPPGSTYRVQRASGPLPPAPPPGNTPVCSSEEEQEDASTVEDQADYSEEFMFGSQDQGYQATGVYAAGEAPPTQDEQEGGVAESPSRADMNYSYTPQVVKSMAVICSSPSSSSSSPSSPSSRIPAAAHLPPAAHAQTRSVTMAMPAAAPWLVNELGEPLCTVVAPPPYSYDPNGGDLPRDCRVLQYYYNLGIQWYHQSCWQQQQMLPPPSSPDSPYTYQHYPHYLCQEPPLHAGPPSFSEASRGTHPPSSYPDSSRADGQTDGLGPAPSVEGSSSSSVSPAPPGPASSSTLLYSDQTPLPPPPLLHLPYEPPLSAAYLTNAPPPPLPHPNHLPHHSSYHPCLPPSSHWGTLSVAGHAPRVYCPAPNPAHVVGYITAPPPHHTATHYIPPSM, from the exons ATGCAGAAAAGCCTGAAGAAGCACTTCGTCAACATGGACGAGTTCCTGTCCAGTCTGGGTCTGTACCGGAAGATGGTCGCGCGCGACGCGTCCAGTCTGTTCCGAGCCGTGTCCGAGCAG tttgttgaAGGATCCTTTGAGAAGTACCTGGAGCGTCTGGAGGATCCCAAG GAGACGGTGGGTCAGGTGGAAATCAAGGCTCTGTCTCAGCTCTACAG ACGTTGTTTCCTGATCTACCGTTACCCCGGGAAACCAGCCACCATCATCTCAGAGGACGACTTTGTTGACAAG GTAACACTGTGTTGCGCCATCAACGGCCACTATGACATCGTTTATCCAAGGAGTTACccctcctctgccgccctctgCCAGT CTCTGCTGTACGAGCTGCTCTACACACAGGTGTTTGGTCTGGAGGAGGCGGAGCTCTGTCAGGCCATGGAGGCCTTCAGAGTGGGAGGCCATCGCTATAGAAACAGTCCATCGTTCTGCAGCGACGTCGACGTTGGCTACGACACACCTGAGGACCGCGGACACAG agaggaggtggaggtgggcgGAGCCATTGAGAAGAAACCTCAAACTGATGAAACAAAG CCTCCAGCAGAAGCGCTTCCTGCCTCCAGACTGACTCTGCCCTACAAAGTGATGAAGTCTCTGGACGGAGAAGTCTACAGGAACCTGGAGTTTGATGTCTGGCAGGACACCTGCAAAG AAATGCAGAAGACAGACTACATGGTGTTTGCGGGGAGGCAGTACTTCCTCGGAGACAAGTGTCAG GTTCGTCTGGAGCCGAAGGGAAAGTTTTACAACGCCTTCATCCAGGAAGTGGGAACACACTCAGCTGCTGTCACAGTCTTCATTGAGGAGCTGGGAGAGaa ACACCTGGTACCGCTTACTGACCTGAAACCTGTTAACCCGGTTCCGGCCTGGAATGTCGCTGCCCCCGCCAGGAAGGGAGATCTGG ATCCAGACTCTCGCGGTCAGCGCCACCACCGCCATCGTTACTTCAGGAAGTCCCGAGGCACCAATGGGACGAAGGGGGCGGAGCTATTGATACCACAGCCTTCCTCTTATGGAGGCCCCGCTCCTTCGGCTCTGCCCCCCCGCTTCCAGCCAGCAGGTCACCCTCGCCCCCCCACATCTCCATCACCCGGAGCCATGACCTATGACCCCTACGCCCCCCCGCACCATCACCCCCTTTCAGCCAGACCGCCACGCTACGGCACCTCGAG AAGTTCTGCCCGTTTCCTGAACCGTCACCTGATTGGTCCTCAGCTCACATATTACCACACTGGGAGGCGGTATTACCACGATTACGACAACTACGCCTTCAGGTCACG TCGCAGTCGCCGGCAGCTGGCGGCTGCTCTGAATAAGGAGTGTCAGTTCGGGTTCCCGGCAGAGGCGGTCGATGACCCGGCTGATCTAGAAGCAGGAATGGCCTACTACCAGCTGGACGACTCCAATGAAGCGGTCTTCCCTCCTCTGCCAGTaagaaaccagaaccaggtcccAGTTCCACAGCTGGCTTTGATGGCGGCAGCACATCTGAGTGCCGGAGGGTCATCATCGGTTACCATG GGTGCAGCTGTAGCTCCTCCCCCCACCATAGGAGCCCCATCTGCTCCTCCTGGCTCCACCTACCGAGTTCAGAGGGCCTCTGGGCCCCTCCCCCCTGCACCTCCTCCAGGAAATACCCCAGTGTGCTCctcagaggaggagcaggaggacgCAAGCACGGTGGAGGACCAGG CCGACTACTCGGAGGAATTCATGTTCGGATCCCAGG ATCAGGGTTACCAGGCAACAGGGGTATATGCTGCTGGTGAGGCTCCACCCACTCAG GATGAGCAGGAAGGAGGCGTGGCCGAGTCTCCAAGCAGAGCGGACATGAACTACAGCTACACACCCCAG gtggTGAAGTCCATGGCTGTCATCTGCTCctcaccttcctcctcctcctcttcaccttCCTCCCCCTCATCTCGGATACCTGCAGCTGCTCACCTGCCACCTGCTGCACATGCTCAGACACGctcag TTACCATGGCGATGCCAGCTGCTGCTCCCTGGTTGGTTAATGAACTGGGTGAACCTCTCTGCACGGTGGTGGCTCCGCCCCCTTACTCCTACGACCCCAATGGCGGTGATCTAcccagag ACTGCAGAGTCCTCCAGTACTACTACAACCTTGGCATTCAG TGGTACCATCAGAGCtgctggcagcagcagcagatgctccctcccccctcctccccgGACTCCCCCTACACCTACCAGCACTACCCCCACTACCTGTGCCAGGAGCCCCCCCTGCATG CTGGTCCCCCCTCCTTCTCTGAGGCCAGCCGCGGTACCCACCCACCTTCTTCCTACCCAGATTCCTCCAGGgcagatggacagacggatggactaG GCCCTGCCCCCTCAGTGGAaggctcctcctcttcctctgtcagTCCCGCCCCTCCAGgtcctgcctcctcctccactcTTCTGTACTCTGACCAgacccctctcccccctcccccactgctgCACTTGCCGTACGAACCTCCGCTCTCAGCTGCTTACCTTACTAATGCCCcgccccctcctcttcctcaccccAACCACCTACCTCACCACTCCTCCTACCATCCCTGTCTACCCCCTTCCTCCCACTGGGGTACGCTGTCTGTGGCAGGCCACGCCCCACGGGTATACTGTCCCGCCCCCAACCCTGCCCATGTGGTTGGTTACATCACTGCCCCGCCCCCTCACCACACAGCCACACACTACATTCCCCCGTCTATGTAA
- the alg13 gene encoding putative bifunctional UDP-N-acetylglucosamine transferase and deubiquitinase ALG13 isoform X1, which produces MQKSLKKHFVNMDEFLSSLGLYRKMVARDASSLFRAVSEQLFFSQNYHQKIRQDCADFMRANRCNFEPFVEGSFEKYLERLEDPKETVGQVEIKALSQLYRRCFLIYRYPGKPATIISEDDFVDKVTLCCAINGHYDIVYPRSYPSSAALCQSLLYELLYTQVFGLEEAELCQAMEAFRVGGHRYRNSPSFCSDVDVGYDTPEDRGHREEVEVGGAIEKKPQTDETKPPAEALPASRLTLPYKVMKSLDGEVYRNLEFDVWQDTCKEMQKTDYMVFAGRQYFLGDKCQVRLEPKGKFYNAFIQEVGTHSAAVTVFIEELGEKHLVPLTDLKPVNPVPAWNVAAPARKGDLDPDSRGQRHHRHRYFRKSRGTNGTKGAELLIPQPSSYGGPAPSALPPRFQPAGHPRPPTSPSPGAMTYDPYAPPHHHPLSARPPRYGTSRSSARFLNRHLIGPQLTYYHTGRRYYHDYDNYAFRSRRSRRQLAAALNKECQFGFPAEAVDDPADLEAGMAYYQLDDSNEAVFPPLPVRNQNQVPVPQLALMAAAHLSAGGSSSVTMGAAVAPPPTIGAPSAPPGSTYRVQRASGPLPPAPPPGNTPVCSSEEEQEDASTVEDQADYSEEFMFGSQDQGYQATGVYAAGEAPPTQDEQEGGVAESPSRADMNYSYTPQVVKSMAVICSSPSSSSSSPSSPSSRIPAAAHLPPAAHAQTRSVTMAMPAAAPWLVNELGEPLCTVVAPPPYSYDPNGGDLPRDCRVLQYYYNLGIQWYHQSCWQQQQMLPPPSSPDSPYTYQHYPHYLCQEPPLHAGPPSFSEASRGTHPPSSYPDSSRADGQTDGLGPAPSVEGSSSSSVSPAPPGPASSSTLLYSDQTPLPPPPLLHLPYEPPLSAAYLTNAPPPPLPHPNHLPHHSSYHPCLPPSSHWGTLSVAGHAPRVYCPAPNPAHVVGYITAPPPHHTATHYIPPSM; this is translated from the exons ATGCAGAAAAGCCTGAAGAAGCACTTCGTCAACATGGACGAGTTCCTGTCCAGTCTGGGTCTGTACCGGAAGATGGTCGCGCGCGACGCGTCCAGTCTGTTCCGAGCCGTGTCCGAGCAG ctgtttttctcTCAGAACTACCACCAGAAGATCCGACAGGACTGCGCTGACTTCATGAGAGCCAACAGATGCAACTTTGAGCCG tttgttgaAGGATCCTTTGAGAAGTACCTGGAGCGTCTGGAGGATCCCAAG GAGACGGTGGGTCAGGTGGAAATCAAGGCTCTGTCTCAGCTCTACAG ACGTTGTTTCCTGATCTACCGTTACCCCGGGAAACCAGCCACCATCATCTCAGAGGACGACTTTGTTGACAAG GTAACACTGTGTTGCGCCATCAACGGCCACTATGACATCGTTTATCCAAGGAGTTACccctcctctgccgccctctgCCAGT CTCTGCTGTACGAGCTGCTCTACACACAGGTGTTTGGTCTGGAGGAGGCGGAGCTCTGTCAGGCCATGGAGGCCTTCAGAGTGGGAGGCCATCGCTATAGAAACAGTCCATCGTTCTGCAGCGACGTCGACGTTGGCTACGACACACCTGAGGACCGCGGACACAG agaggaggtggaggtgggcgGAGCCATTGAGAAGAAACCTCAAACTGATGAAACAAAG CCTCCAGCAGAAGCGCTTCCTGCCTCCAGACTGACTCTGCCCTACAAAGTGATGAAGTCTCTGGACGGAGAAGTCTACAGGAACCTGGAGTTTGATGTCTGGCAGGACACCTGCAAAG AAATGCAGAAGACAGACTACATGGTGTTTGCGGGGAGGCAGTACTTCCTCGGAGACAAGTGTCAG GTTCGTCTGGAGCCGAAGGGAAAGTTTTACAACGCCTTCATCCAGGAAGTGGGAACACACTCAGCTGCTGTCACAGTCTTCATTGAGGAGCTGGGAGAGaa ACACCTGGTACCGCTTACTGACCTGAAACCTGTTAACCCGGTTCCGGCCTGGAATGTCGCTGCCCCCGCCAGGAAGGGAGATCTGG ATCCAGACTCTCGCGGTCAGCGCCACCACCGCCATCGTTACTTCAGGAAGTCCCGAGGCACCAATGGGACGAAGGGGGCGGAGCTATTGATACCACAGCCTTCCTCTTATGGAGGCCCCGCTCCTTCGGCTCTGCCCCCCCGCTTCCAGCCAGCAGGTCACCCTCGCCCCCCCACATCTCCATCACCCGGAGCCATGACCTATGACCCCTACGCCCCCCCGCACCATCACCCCCTTTCAGCCAGACCGCCACGCTACGGCACCTCGAG AAGTTCTGCCCGTTTCCTGAACCGTCACCTGATTGGTCCTCAGCTCACATATTACCACACTGGGAGGCGGTATTACCACGATTACGACAACTACGCCTTCAGGTCACG TCGCAGTCGCCGGCAGCTGGCGGCTGCTCTGAATAAGGAGTGTCAGTTCGGGTTCCCGGCAGAGGCGGTCGATGACCCGGCTGATCTAGAAGCAGGAATGGCCTACTACCAGCTGGACGACTCCAATGAAGCGGTCTTCCCTCCTCTGCCAGTaagaaaccagaaccaggtcccAGTTCCACAGCTGGCTTTGATGGCGGCAGCACATCTGAGTGCCGGAGGGTCATCATCGGTTACCATG GGTGCAGCTGTAGCTCCTCCCCCCACCATAGGAGCCCCATCTGCTCCTCCTGGCTCCACCTACCGAGTTCAGAGGGCCTCTGGGCCCCTCCCCCCTGCACCTCCTCCAGGAAATACCCCAGTGTGCTCctcagaggaggagcaggaggacgCAAGCACGGTGGAGGACCAGG CCGACTACTCGGAGGAATTCATGTTCGGATCCCAGG ATCAGGGTTACCAGGCAACAGGGGTATATGCTGCTGGTGAGGCTCCACCCACTCAG GATGAGCAGGAAGGAGGCGTGGCCGAGTCTCCAAGCAGAGCGGACATGAACTACAGCTACACACCCCAG gtggTGAAGTCCATGGCTGTCATCTGCTCctcaccttcctcctcctcctcttcaccttCCTCCCCCTCATCTCGGATACCTGCAGCTGCTCACCTGCCACCTGCTGCACATGCTCAGACACGctcag TTACCATGGCGATGCCAGCTGCTGCTCCCTGGTTGGTTAATGAACTGGGTGAACCTCTCTGCACGGTGGTGGCTCCGCCCCCTTACTCCTACGACCCCAATGGCGGTGATCTAcccagag ACTGCAGAGTCCTCCAGTACTACTACAACCTTGGCATTCAG TGGTACCATCAGAGCtgctggcagcagcagcagatgctccctcccccctcctccccgGACTCCCCCTACACCTACCAGCACTACCCCCACTACCTGTGCCAGGAGCCCCCCCTGCATG CTGGTCCCCCCTCCTTCTCTGAGGCCAGCCGCGGTACCCACCCACCTTCTTCCTACCCAGATTCCTCCAGGgcagatggacagacggatggactaG GCCCTGCCCCCTCAGTGGAaggctcctcctcttcctctgtcagTCCCGCCCCTCCAGgtcctgcctcctcctccactcTTCTGTACTCTGACCAgacccctctcccccctcccccactgctgCACTTGCCGTACGAACCTCCGCTCTCAGCTGCTTACCTTACTAATGCCCcgccccctcctcttcctcaccccAACCACCTACCTCACCACTCCTCCTACCATCCCTGTCTACCCCCTTCCTCCCACTGGGGTACGCTGTCTGTGGCAGGCCACGCCCCACGGGTATACTGTCCCGCCCCCAACCCTGCCCATGTGGTTGGTTACATCACTGCCCCGCCCCCTCACCACACAGCCACACACTACATTCCCCCGTCTATGTAA
- the alg13 gene encoding putative bifunctional UDP-N-acetylglucosamine transferase and deubiquitinase ALG13 isoform X2 yields MQKSLKKHFVNMDEFLSSLGLYRKMVARDASSLFRAVSEQLFFSQNYHQKIRQDCADFMRANRCNFEPFVEGSFEKYLERLEDPKETVGQVEIKALSQLYRRCFLIYRYPGKPATIISEDDFVDKVTLCCAINGHYDIVYPRSYPSSAALCQSLLYELLYTQVFGLEEAELCQAMEAFRVGGHRYRNSPSFCSDVDVGYDTPEDRGHREEVEVGGAIEKKPQTDETKPPAEALPASRLTLPYKVMKSLDGEVYRNLEFDVWQDTCKEMQKTDYMVFAGRQYFLGDKCQVRLEPKGKFYNAFIQEVGTHSAAVTVFIEELGEKHLVPLTDLKPVNPVPAWNVAAPARKGDLDPDSRGQRHHRHRYFRKSRGTNGTKGAELLIPQPSSYGGPAPSALPPRFQPAGHPRPPTSPSPGAMTYDPYAPPHHHPLSARPPRYGTSSSARFLNRHLIGPQLTYYHTGRRYYHDYDNYAFRSRRSRRQLAAALNKECQFGFPAEAVDDPADLEAGMAYYQLDDSNEAVFPPLPVRNQNQVPVPQLALMAAAHLSAGGSSSVTMGAAVAPPPTIGAPSAPPGSTYRVQRASGPLPPAPPPGNTPVCSSEEEQEDASTVEDQADYSEEFMFGSQDQGYQATGVYAAGEAPPTQDEQEGGVAESPSRADMNYSYTPQVVKSMAVICSSPSSSSSSPSSPSSRIPAAAHLPPAAHAQTRSVTMAMPAAAPWLVNELGEPLCTVVAPPPYSYDPNGGDLPRDCRVLQYYYNLGIQWYHQSCWQQQQMLPPPSSPDSPYTYQHYPHYLCQEPPLHAGPPSFSEASRGTHPPSSYPDSSRADGQTDGLGPAPSVEGSSSSSVSPAPPGPASSSTLLYSDQTPLPPPPLLHLPYEPPLSAAYLTNAPPPPLPHPNHLPHHSSYHPCLPPSSHWGTLSVAGHAPRVYCPAPNPAHVVGYITAPPPHHTATHYIPPSM; encoded by the exons ATGCAGAAAAGCCTGAAGAAGCACTTCGTCAACATGGACGAGTTCCTGTCCAGTCTGGGTCTGTACCGGAAGATGGTCGCGCGCGACGCGTCCAGTCTGTTCCGAGCCGTGTCCGAGCAG ctgtttttctcTCAGAACTACCACCAGAAGATCCGACAGGACTGCGCTGACTTCATGAGAGCCAACAGATGCAACTTTGAGCCG tttgttgaAGGATCCTTTGAGAAGTACCTGGAGCGTCTGGAGGATCCCAAG GAGACGGTGGGTCAGGTGGAAATCAAGGCTCTGTCTCAGCTCTACAG ACGTTGTTTCCTGATCTACCGTTACCCCGGGAAACCAGCCACCATCATCTCAGAGGACGACTTTGTTGACAAG GTAACACTGTGTTGCGCCATCAACGGCCACTATGACATCGTTTATCCAAGGAGTTACccctcctctgccgccctctgCCAGT CTCTGCTGTACGAGCTGCTCTACACACAGGTGTTTGGTCTGGAGGAGGCGGAGCTCTGTCAGGCCATGGAGGCCTTCAGAGTGGGAGGCCATCGCTATAGAAACAGTCCATCGTTCTGCAGCGACGTCGACGTTGGCTACGACACACCTGAGGACCGCGGACACAG agaggaggtggaggtgggcgGAGCCATTGAGAAGAAACCTCAAACTGATGAAACAAAG CCTCCAGCAGAAGCGCTTCCTGCCTCCAGACTGACTCTGCCCTACAAAGTGATGAAGTCTCTGGACGGAGAAGTCTACAGGAACCTGGAGTTTGATGTCTGGCAGGACACCTGCAAAG AAATGCAGAAGACAGACTACATGGTGTTTGCGGGGAGGCAGTACTTCCTCGGAGACAAGTGTCAG GTTCGTCTGGAGCCGAAGGGAAAGTTTTACAACGCCTTCATCCAGGAAGTGGGAACACACTCAGCTGCTGTCACAGTCTTCATTGAGGAGCTGGGAGAGaa ACACCTGGTACCGCTTACTGACCTGAAACCTGTTAACCCGGTTCCGGCCTGGAATGTCGCTGCCCCCGCCAGGAAGGGAGATCTGG ATCCAGACTCTCGCGGTCAGCGCCACCACCGCCATCGTTACTTCAGGAAGTCCCGAGGCACCAATGGGACGAAGGGGGCGGAGCTATTGATACCACAGCCTTCCTCTTATGGAGGCCCCGCTCCTTCGGCTCTGCCCCCCCGCTTCCAGCCAGCAGGTCACCCTCGCCCCCCCACATCTCCATCACCCGGAGCCATGACCTATGACCCCTACGCCCCCCCGCACCATCACCCCCTTTCAGCCAGACCGCCACGCTACGGCACCTCGAG TTCTGCCCGTTTCCTGAACCGTCACCTGATTGGTCCTCAGCTCACATATTACCACACTGGGAGGCGGTATTACCACGATTACGACAACTACGCCTTCAGGTCACG TCGCAGTCGCCGGCAGCTGGCGGCTGCTCTGAATAAGGAGTGTCAGTTCGGGTTCCCGGCAGAGGCGGTCGATGACCCGGCTGATCTAGAAGCAGGAATGGCCTACTACCAGCTGGACGACTCCAATGAAGCGGTCTTCCCTCCTCTGCCAGTaagaaaccagaaccaggtcccAGTTCCACAGCTGGCTTTGATGGCGGCAGCACATCTGAGTGCCGGAGGGTCATCATCGGTTACCATG GGTGCAGCTGTAGCTCCTCCCCCCACCATAGGAGCCCCATCTGCTCCTCCTGGCTCCACCTACCGAGTTCAGAGGGCCTCTGGGCCCCTCCCCCCTGCACCTCCTCCAGGAAATACCCCAGTGTGCTCctcagaggaggagcaggaggacgCAAGCACGGTGGAGGACCAGG CCGACTACTCGGAGGAATTCATGTTCGGATCCCAGG ATCAGGGTTACCAGGCAACAGGGGTATATGCTGCTGGTGAGGCTCCACCCACTCAG GATGAGCAGGAAGGAGGCGTGGCCGAGTCTCCAAGCAGAGCGGACATGAACTACAGCTACACACCCCAG gtggTGAAGTCCATGGCTGTCATCTGCTCctcaccttcctcctcctcctcttcaccttCCTCCCCCTCATCTCGGATACCTGCAGCTGCTCACCTGCCACCTGCTGCACATGCTCAGACACGctcag TTACCATGGCGATGCCAGCTGCTGCTCCCTGGTTGGTTAATGAACTGGGTGAACCTCTCTGCACGGTGGTGGCTCCGCCCCCTTACTCCTACGACCCCAATGGCGGTGATCTAcccagag ACTGCAGAGTCCTCCAGTACTACTACAACCTTGGCATTCAG TGGTACCATCAGAGCtgctggcagcagcagcagatgctccctcccccctcctccccgGACTCCCCCTACACCTACCAGCACTACCCCCACTACCTGTGCCAGGAGCCCCCCCTGCATG CTGGTCCCCCCTCCTTCTCTGAGGCCAGCCGCGGTACCCACCCACCTTCTTCCTACCCAGATTCCTCCAGGgcagatggacagacggatggactaG GCCCTGCCCCCTCAGTGGAaggctcctcctcttcctctgtcagTCCCGCCCCTCCAGgtcctgcctcctcctccactcTTCTGTACTCTGACCAgacccctctcccccctcccccactgctgCACTTGCCGTACGAACCTCCGCTCTCAGCTGCTTACCTTACTAATGCCCcgccccctcctcttcctcaccccAACCACCTACCTCACCACTCCTCCTACCATCCCTGTCTACCCCCTTCCTCCCACTGGGGTACGCTGTCTGTGGCAGGCCACGCCCCACGGGTATACTGTCCCGCCCCCAACCCTGCCCATGTGGTTGGTTACATCACTGCCCCGCCCCCTCACCACACAGCCACACACTACATTCCCCCGTCTATGTAA